The Candidatus Krumholzibacteriia bacterium genome includes the window TCACATTTCGCGCATTTGTATTCGGGCATCATTTCTCCACAGGTTTCAGGACACTTCGGGCCAGGAAGAGGGCCAGCAGATTCACCGGAATCTGGAAGGTCCAAAGAGCCAGGATGTTCCCGGTTCCAGTGAGATAGCCCTGACTGATGTAATGCAGCGGCACGAAAACGAGAGGATTCCAGATCAGGGAAGCCAGATAGATCCAGATCCATTCCTTTTGTTGTCCGGGCATCCAGCGACACCTTCTTGCGATCGCAAACCAGAGGAGGATCCCCAGAATGGACAGAAGTGCCGCAAGAGGGACCTGGACTGCCAGTTGTCCTCCCGGTCTGAGAAGATACCAGGCCAGAAATCCCAGGTAGATGGCAGCGAAATTGGAAAACAGGATCGCCAATCCGTGGATCAGAATCTTCATGGCGAAAGACTGGCAGAACTTGCAGGGGAGTTCAAGTCGAAGAGGACATGCGATTTTCGCAGGATGTGTTATAATCTAGCGATCCCTATTGGAGGTCCCCATGAGAACCAGCATCGTCGCAGCCCTTCTTCTCCTCTCCTTGTCAGCCCTCGCAGACCCTCCGGCCGGTTATTACGATTCCGTGGACCTGACGAGCAGTGAAACCCTGCGCAATTCCCTGCACGCCATCATCGATGGGCACACGAAGATTCCCTATACTTCGAGTTCCACCGACACCTGGGATGTGCTGAAGAGGGCCGATGAGGATCCCTTCAACTCCGGTCGCATTCTGGATGTTTACCGCAACCGCACCTTCACCAAGTACAATGGCGGGAACAACTTCTACAATCGCGAGCACAGCTGGCCGAACTCCTATGGCTTCCCCGATGACAATTACTCGAACAAGCCCTACTCGGACTGCCATCACCTTTTCCTCTGCGATATCGGCTACAACAGCGACCGTGGAAGCCGCATCTTCGACAACTGCGAAAGCGGATGTTCGATTCTTGCAACCGACGACTACAACGGCCAAAGCGGCGAGAACCGGACGAAGAACGGCTACCCCAATGGCATCTGGGAAACCTGGGATGCAAGAAAGGGCGACATCGCAAGAGCGCAGTTCTACATGGATGTCCGTTATGAAGGCGACGGCTCCGAGCCGGATCTCATCCTCGTTGACGATCCCAACCTGATCGCTTCCTGCCAGACCGGGGACAATGAAGACATCGGCTACATGGGACTCCTGACCGTTCTTCTGGAATGGCATGAAGCCGACCCCGTGGACGACCGCGAGCGCAATCGCAACGACTGGATCTACACCTACCAGCACAATCGCAATCCCTTCATCGACCATCCCGATTGGGTGGAGGGTGTGTATCTCGGCATCGTCGATGCCGGAGAGTCAAGCCCCGCCAGCGACTTCCGCAT containing:
- a CDS encoding endonuclease; the protein is MRTSIVAALLLLSLSALADPPAGYYDSVDLTSSETLRNSLHAIIDGHTKIPYTSSSTDTWDVLKRADEDPFNSGRILDVYRNRTFTKYNGGNNFYNREHSWPNSYGFPDDNYSNKPYSDCHHLFLCDIGYNSDRGSRIFDNCESGCSILATDDYNGQSGENRTKNGYPNGIWETWDARKGDIARAQFYMDVRYEGDGSEPDLILVDDPNLIASCQTGDNEDIGYMGLLTVLLEWHEADPVDDRERNRNDWIYTYQHNRNPFIDHPDWVEGVYLGIVDAGESSPASDFRIVGAWPNPFNPSTEIAIALPEAGRVKAEILTVDGRKIRSLLDEDREAGTISLHWDGRNDLGEVLPSGAYLCRIESGKEVDAHRLLLIK